In a single window of the Scophthalmus maximus strain ysfricsl-2021 chromosome 18, ASM2237912v1, whole genome shotgun sequence genome:
- the dusp10 gene encoding dual specificity protein phosphatase 10 gives MPPSPLDDRIVVALPRPIRPQELQLRLDTSYLDSIASSSSSSSSSSSSSSSSSSKTVISTTVVKIRATANLVTYMPSSKGSTRSLSCGCSSASCCSVTTYEKDSQSLSHSQVSASSPNLSYAGAPIPMVSNHEALSTPSLSSGTPKAVSTVRLIHPNELAKRMTCCPMGHPIGPTPVIIDCRPFMEYNKSHVRGAVHINCSDKISRRRLQQGKITVLDLISCREGKDSFKGIFSKEIVVYDESTMDPNRLTSSQPLHVVLESLRREGKDPIILKGGLSCFRQTHENLCEHSLHLHEGVDPGAAAGLTGPLPHSLPSTPDIENAELTPILPFLYLGNEHDAQDSRLLQRFNIGYILNVTTHLPLYHYDTGLFIYKRLPATDSNKQNLRQYFEEAFEFIEEAHQAGMGLLIHCQAGVSRSATIVIAYLMKHTWMTMTDAYKFVKTRRPIISPNLNFMGQLLEFEEDLNNGITPRILTPKLTGVETVV, from the exons ATGCCTCCATCTCCCCTTGACGACAGAATTGTGGTGGCGCTGCCAAGGCCGATCCGACCTCAGGAACTTCAACTGCGCCTGGACACCAGCTACCTGGACTCCatcgccagcagcagcagcagcagcagcagcagcagcagcagcagcagcagcagcagcagcaagacaGTCATCAGCACCACCGTGGTGAAGATCCGGGCGACGGCCAATCTTGTAACGTATATGCCCTCATCCAAGGGCTCCACGCGCTCATTGTCGTGTGGATGCAGCAGtgccagctgctgctctgtgactaCCTATGAGAAGGACAGCCAGAGCCTCAGCCACAGCCAGGTGAGCGCCAGCAGCCCCAACCTCAGCTATGCCGGGGCCCCCATCCCAATGGTCAGCAATCATGAAGCGTTAAGCACCCCCAGTCTCTCCTCGGGCACCCCGAAGGCCGTGTCCACCGTGAGGCTCATCCATCCCAATGAGCTGGCCAAGCGGATGACCTGCTGCCCCATGGGACACCCCATAGGGCCCACGCCGGTCATCATCGACTGCCGGCCCTTCATGGAGTACAACAAGAGCCACGTCCGGGGCGCGGTGCACATCAACTGCTCCGACAAGATAAGCCGGCGGCGGCTGCAGCAGGGCAAGATCACTGTGCTGGACCTCATCTCCTGCCGCGAGGGCAAGGACTCCTTCAAGGGCATCTTCTCCAAAGAGATTGTGGTTTACGACGAGAGCACCATGGACCCCAACCGGCTGACTTCCTCCCAGCCTCTGCACGTGGTCCTGGAGTCTCTGCGGAGGGAGGGCAAGGACCCGATCATCCTCAAAG GAGGCCTTAGCTGTTTCAGGCAGACCCACGAGAACCTGTGCGAGCATTCGCTGCACCTGCACGAGGGCGTGGACCCGGGCGCCGCCGCTGGCCTGACGGGGCCTTTACCTCACTCCCTGCCCTCCACCCCGGACATAGAGAACGCAGAGCTGACGCCCATCCTGCCCTTCCTCTACCTGGGCAACGAGCACGACGCTCAGGACAGCCGCCTGCTGCAGCGCTTTAACATTGGCTACATCCTGAACGTGACCACCCACCTGCCGCTCTACCACTACGACACGGGCCTCTTCATCTACAAGCGCCTGCCCGCCACCGACAGCAACAAGCAGAACCTGCGGCAGTACTTCGAGGAGGCGTTCGAATTCATCG AGGAAGCACACCAAGCGGGAATGGGCCTCCTGATCCACTGCCAGGCAGGCGTGTCCCGTTCAGCCACCATTGTGATCGCCTACCTGATGAAGCACACCTGGATGACCATGACGGATGCCTACAAGTTCGTCAAAACCAGGAGGCCCATCATCTCCCCGAACCTCAACTTCATGGGCCAGCTGTTGGAGTTCGAGGAGGACCTGAACAACGGAATAACACCGCGAATCCTCACGCCAAAGCTGACCGGCGTGGAGACCGTCGTCTAA